One Thermoanaerobacter pseudethanolicus ATCC 33223 genomic window, GATATATAGCCAAATATTTTATGAAGAGCAACATTGTCAATCAAATCAGTCCATGTAATTCTATTGTGAATTTCTGACACCGTTTGACTTGCTATAAAAGAGGCAATGTCATACCTGTCTGCTGTAACTAAAGTCACAAGAGGATTCTCTGTCTTCGCCTTTAAACCTTCTAATTCTTTTTGAATTTCTTCATAAGCTTTTTTCCCGTTAGGCTCTCCTTTTAACTTTTCTATTATATCTCTATCCTCTTCTATAAGTTTTAGAGAAATCCACAGAGGATGGAACAAATTTATAATATTTGCATTATATTTTAAAAGAATGTTATAAATTCTCATTACATATTCGCTTACTTCATTTCTGTATTTGAGAATTTTTTCTTGTTTTATGTCATACTCTTTTACAGCCGTTTCTTTATGTGAATCTACAACTTCTAAAGCTTTATCTATCAATTCTTCAAGGCCTTTCCCCTTTGTAGCGATAGTTTTTACAACAGGAATTCCTAAAAGTTCTTCAAGCCTTTTTACATTTATATCTATACCCTTTTTAAGGGCATAATCCACTTGGTTTAAAGCCATAACCATAGGCACATGAAGCTCTAAAAGCTGAACTGTAAAGAACAGATTTCTTTCAAGGTTAGAGGCATCCACCACATTTATTACAACATCTGGCTTTTCAAAAGCTATAAACTCACGAGAGACAATTTCCTCTTGAGAATAAGCAGAAAGTGAATAAATGCCGGGAAGGTCAACAATTTTTATAGTTCGTCCTTTAAATCTCAAAACCCCTTCTGCCCTTTCCACCGTTTTGCCCGGCCAATTACCAATTATCTGAGTTAAGCCTGTCAATTGATTAAATATGACGCTTTTTCCTACATTAGCATTTCCCGCTAAAGCTATAACTATTTCTTTTTTCACCGCATATCCCCCTTCCCATCAAGGGTTTTTACATATATCTTTGAAGCAAGACCATATCCAATCACAAGGTGAGAATTTCTAACTTCAAGCTCAACAGGCCCCCGCAAAGGGCCTTTTCTAACCAGCTTAACTTTTGTCCCTGGGACAAGTCCCATTTCATTCAATCTTTGCATAGCTGTCCTTCCAGCTTTTATTAGTATAATCTCTCCTTCATGATTTTCCCTTAATTGTATAAGATTTATAATAGTATTCTCTGCCATTTGTGATGCCTCCATAATTGAAAATAATTATCAATATCTATATAAAAATTGTAACATTCTTTATGCAAACATGTCAACCCAGAATTCACACATTCGTTAAATTTCAAACGTTTTTATTTAAATTTTTATACTTCAATTTATTAAATTATTGAATTACGCCTATCTTTGTATTATAATGTGCATAAAATATATTTTTAGGAGGTGCAAAAATGGATAAAAGCATGGAGATCCTTGACCTTCTGTGCGAAAACAGCCGTCTTACAGAAAAGCAAATGGCAGCAATCACAGGGCTTAGTGAAGAAGAAGTTAAAAACACAATAAAAAGTCTTGAGGACAAAAAAGTGTTGTTAAAATACACTGCTCTCGTGGATTGGGAAAAGGCTGGCCGGGAAGTCGTAACTGCCCTCATAGATGTAAAAGTAGCACCCCAGCAAGGACTTGGATTTAATGCAATAGCTGAAAGAATATGCCAGTACGAAGAAGTAAAATCAGTTTCCTTAATTTCCGGAACTTACGACCTTTCCGTTGAAGTAGAAGGTAAAACAATGAAAGAAATAGCCTTCTTTGTCGCTGAAAGACTTGCCCCCATTGATGGCGTATTAAGCACTACCACACATTTTATTTTAAAAAGATATAAAAAAGACGGAGTTTTTTATGAAGAAGGACAAGACGACAAAAGATTGGTGATAACACCATGAATACAGACAAATACATATCCAACGTAGTAAAAAGTATTCCACCGTCCGGAATCAGAAAATTTTTTGACCTTGTGACTAATTCAAAAGACATAATATCACTGGGAGTTGGCGAACCAGATTTTGTAACTCCGTGGGAAATAAGAAAAGAAGGCATTAACGCACTAGATAGAGGTAGCACAACATACACCTCAAACTTAGGCTTGCCCGAACTTAGAATGGCCATATCCTATTTCTTAAAAACTCATTATAATTTAACCTATGACCCTGAAAAAGAAATAATGGTAACTATTGGTGCTAGTGAAGCCATTGACCTTGCTCTGCGAGCTCTTTTAAATGACGGTGACGAAGTCTTAGTTCCTGAACCTAGCTATGTTTCATATGCCCCCTGTGTAACTTTGACAAGAGGCATCCCTGTATTTGTTCCTACTGATGAAAAAAACAATTTTATACTAACCCCTGATGACCTAAAATCAAAAATAACCTCGAAAACAAAAGCATTAATTCTTCCTTACCCCAATAACCCTACAGGTGCTATCATGAAAAAAGAAGAATTAGAAGAAATTGTAAACATAATAATCGAGCATGATTTAATAGTAATTTCTGATGAAATATATAGTGAATTGACTTATGAAGGAAGACACGTAAGCATAGCCTCACTTCCGGGCATGAAAGAAAGGACAATACTTATAAACGGTTTTTCTAAAGCTTTTGCCATGACAGGTTGGAGACTTGGATATATTGCAGCAGAACACGGATTCATTGAAGCGATGAATAAAATCCATCAGTACACAACTATATGCGCTCCAATAACAGCACAATATGCAGCTATAAAGGGTATATATCAATGTGAAGAAGACATAGTAAAAATGAGAGAAACATATGATAAGAGAAGGAAATTTATTGTAAACGGATTTCGCGAAATAGGTTTTGACTGCTTTGAGCCAAAAGGAGCTTTCTATATTTTCCCGTCAATAAAAAAGACGGGTATGACTTCACAGGAATTTTGTGAAAAACTCTTAAAAGAAGAAAAAGTAGCTGTAGTACCAGGAGACGCATTTGGCCCAAGCGGTGAAGGATTTATTCGTGTATCATACGCATATTCTCTAGATAAAATAGCAAGAGCGCTTGAAAGAATAGAAAATTTTGTAAAGAGAATATTGTAAAGGAATAACATCTGACATATCGCAAAATGTTTTTAATGTAAAAAGGAATCCTTATATCAAAAGGATTCCTCAGTTTGTTGACAAAGCAAAAATTTTTTAAAATAGGATATTTTGCATCGTCACTCCGATGTTCCAAAGCGACAAAACTAAGCTCGACCTTCGGGTTCCGGCAGGGTCCCGGGCACATTCGACCTCCTGTCTCAGGTGCCCGCCTCCGCCATCCTTGGCTTCGGCCCTGCCTCCGCCCTCGGTCTCGCTAAGTTTTGTTAACGCTTTGTCACAAGTCGTTCCTTATGCAAAATATCCTATTTCCGAAAGTTTGTATACAGTCTAAGGAATCCTTATATCAAAAGGATTCCTTAAACTTTGTATGGCAATTAAGCTTCTTGGCATTTATTTCTCAATATGTATACATTTTTATTCCATAAAAACCTTTCCCTCTATTATTGTCATATAAACAGTCAAATCATTGTTTAGCACAACTATATCTGCATCTTTCTCAACTTCTATGCTCCCTTTTCTATCATCTACTCCAATTGCTTTTGCAGGATTTAAAGAGGCCATCTTGCAGGCTTCAAAAAGTGGTACTCCAAGAGAAGTAATATTCTTTACAGCTTTATCTAACGTTAAAGTACTTCCTGCTAATGAACCACTTTCTAATCTTGCTTCTCCATTTTTTACAAATACCTTTTGCCCTCCAAGTTTATATTCTCCGTCTCCCAATCCGCAAGCAGACATTGCATCTGATATAAGTATCACTTTGTCTGTTCCTTTTATTTTAATCAAAAGCTTTACTGAAGCAGGGTGTGTGTGTATAAAATCTACAATTACTTCACTGTATATTCTGTCGTCTAAAAATACTTCCCCTAATGCACCAGGTTCCCTATGATGTAGCCCTTTCATGCCATTATAAGTGTGAACCGCAATTGTAGCACCATGCTCTACTCCATTTTTCATCTCCTCATAAGTGGCATTTGTATGTCCCAAGGATACTTTTACACCCTTTTTAGTGACATGTTCTACAAAGCTTCCATCCGGGTCTTTTTCAGGTGCTAATGCAATTACTTTTATGTTACCTCCCGCTATTTCCAAGAACTCGTCAAATAAGTTTTTATCAGGTGGTATTATATATTTTTCATCCTGTGCTCCTTTGTGTTCTTTGCTTATAAAAGGTCCCTCAACATATGCCCCTAAAATTTGTGCTCCAGCCGTCTTCTTTTTCATCGTCTCATTTATGTTTTTAAGAGCATTTAGGATATAGGGTATATCCATTGTCATAGTAGTAGGACAAAAAGAAGTCACTCCATGTTTTGCAAGATGAATTGAAATAGCATTTAATGCTTCATAAGTAGCATCCATTGTATCATGTCCAACACCGCCGTGAATATGTATGTCTATAAAGCCAGGCACTATTTTTTTGCCTTTTAAATCAATTACTTCTGCATCATTAGTACTTAAATTTTTACCTATACTTGAAATTTTCCCATTAGAAATTAATAAATCTCCATTATATATTATCTCATTCTGTGTATATATTTCACCATGTTTTAATAAAAGGTTTTTCATGCAAATCACTTCCTTCCAATAACAACTTGTCTTTTATTTCAATTCTTTTTATACACTGTGTATTTTTTCCAAATTTTGCACCCCAGTCTTGAATAAAAATCCACAAATTCAGTCCAATCTATCACCACATTTCTAATTCCTCTATTATACAAAAAGTACATGCCAGCCTGAACAATTGCCAACCCCAATCCAACACCTTTTTGAATTTTTAAACATTCCATATCTTCTTTTCATGTTTTCGATACTATAAAAAAGCTCTTTACCTGCTATCTCCCCTATTTTATATGCATTTTCAGGATTGTTTGTAGCTCCTATAGCCATATTACCTGGCAAGTAAGTGGCATCTTTATAAATTCTCGTAACCATTCCACCTTCTTGGTCAATAGCAATTAAAGCTGGAATACCGGTATGCTTTATCATATTCATTTGGATATTATTACATAAACTTTGGAAGTTGTACTTTATCTTTTACATTTCGAGAAAATAAAATCACATTACCGATTTTATACTCACTAATCAGCTCCTCAATATGGTCATCATAAATCGGCAATGGAAAGCCAATCATTAGTATCTGACCTATTTTTTCTTCCAGTGTCATGTCTTTAATCCCCATAATCTTCAATCCTTTCAGATGATATTTTTAAAAGGACTTTCATTTTCTTTACGCACCAATTCTATTTTATGTTTTCTATAATTAATTCTACATTTTTTTTATAAATCCTTTTTTATTTTTCTCACGATGTTGGTTAGTTGTATAATTAAATGCAACAAATAAAAAGGGAGATATTTTTGCTCTGGATATTAAGAATATAAAATGTTAAACTTAGTATAAGAAGAGTTTTAAAGGGGTGTTTAATTATGCCTTTACCAAAAAGAGAGGATATTTATACTTATGAGGATTATTTAAACTGGCCAAATAATCAAAGAATAGAATTAATAAACGGGCAGATTTATTTAATGACTCCTCCATCGACAGTTCATCAAAGAATATCAAGAGAAATATTTACAAGCTTCGCTGTATATCTTAGAGGTAAGCAATGTGAAGTATTTAGTGCACCTTTTGGAGTAAGGTTTCCTTCTGGAAATGAGAAAAGTGATAAAGAAATAAAAACTGTTGTAGAACCCGACATCGTGGTAGTATGCGATAAGTCAAAGCTGGATGACGAAGGATGTAAAGGAGCTCCTGATTTAATTGTTGAAATTACATCACCTTCAACTGCAAGTAGAGATAAAATAGAAAAGTTTAATTTATACGAAAAGCATGGAGTAAAGGAATATTGGATAGTAGAACCAGATGACAAAGTTGTAAGTGTGTTTATTTTGCAGGAAAATTCCAGATATGGAAGACCTGATGTATATACTGTAGGAAATAAAATTAAAGTCTCTATCTTTGAAGATCTAGAAATAGATTTGAAAGATGTATTTGCTTACTAAAACACCCGTGCATTTATTATATAGAAGCATTATTATCGAGTAGGGAGACTGTAAAAAATTTTGTGTAAACTGATTAAAAACCTCTTTCTTGGTAAGAATTAGAATATATACAAAACCAAGAAGGAGGTTTTAAAAATGTCACTATTGACAAAAGAACAATTAAGAAATTTCATTAGTGAAAACAATATTCAATCTATTCCAGACCTTTATACATCATTAAAAAACCTTTTTAAAGATACTATTCAAGAAATGCTTGAAGCAGAACTTTCAACAGAACTTGGCTACGAAAGATATGACAAAAAAGACAAAGATACTCAAAATTCAAGAAATGGCTATACTCAAAAGACGGTAAAAACTCAATTTGGTGAGATGGAAATTGATATTCCAAGAGACAGACAAGGAGAATTTGAACCTAAAATAGTTCCAAAATACAAAAGAGACATATCAGGAATTGAAGAAAAAGTAATAGCTCTATATGCAAGAGGAATGTCAACAAGAGATATTCATGACCAGATAAAAGACCTGTATGGAATAGAACTATCTGCAGAAATGGTAAGCAAAATAACCGAAAGAATAGTACCAGAAATAAAAGAATGGCAATCAAGGCCATTAGAAAAGATATACACTTTCATATTTATGGATGCCATCCATTACAAAGTAAGAACAGACGGTCATATTATCAATAGAGCAGCTTATGTAGTATTAGGGGTAACGAT contains:
- a CDS encoding aminotransferase class I/II-fold pyridoxal phosphate-dependent enzyme, with amino-acid sequence MNTDKYISNVVKSIPPSGIRKFFDLVTNSKDIISLGVGEPDFVTPWEIRKEGINALDRGSTTYTSNLGLPELRMAISYFLKTHYNLTYDPEKEIMVTIGASEAIDLALRALLNDGDEVLVPEPSYVSYAPCVTLTRGIPVFVPTDEKNNFILTPDDLKSKITSKTKALILPYPNNPTGAIMKKEELEEIVNIIIEHDLIVISDEIYSELTYEGRHVSIASLPGMKERTILINGFSKAFAMTGWRLGYIAAEHGFIEAMNKIHQYTTICAPITAQYAAIKGIYQCEEDIVKMRETYDKRRKFIVNGFREIGFDCFEPKGAFYIFPSIKKTGMTSQEFCEKLLKEEKVAVVPGDAFGPSGEGFIRVSYAYSLDKIARALERIENFVKRIL
- a CDS encoding FeoA family protein translates to MAENTIINLIQLRENHEGEIILIKAGRTAMQRLNEMGLVPGTKVKLVRKGPLRGPVELEVRNSHLVIGYGLASKIYVKTLDGKGDMR
- the nagA gene encoding N-acetylglucosamine-6-phosphate deacetylase, with protein sequence MKNLLLKHGEIYTQNEIIYNGDLLISNGKISSIGKNLSTNDAEVIDLKGKKIVPGFIDIHIHGGVGHDTMDATYEALNAISIHLAKHGVTSFCPTTMTMDIPYILNALKNINETMKKKTAGAQILGAYVEGPFISKEHKGAQDEKYIIPPDKNLFDEFLEIAGGNIKVIALAPEKDPDGSFVEHVTKKGVKVSLGHTNATYEEMKNGVEHGATIAVHTYNGMKGLHHREPGALGEVFLDDRIYSEVIVDFIHTHPASVKLLIKIKGTDKVILISDAMSACGLGDGEYKLGGQKVFVKNGEARLESGSLAGSTLTLDKAVKNITSLGVPLFEACKMASLNPAKAIGVDDRKGSIEVEKDADIVVLNNDLTVYMTIIEGKVFME
- a CDS encoding Uma2 family endonuclease; the protein is MPLPKREDIYTYEDYLNWPNNQRIELINGQIYLMTPPSTVHQRISREIFTSFAVYLRGKQCEVFSAPFGVRFPSGNEKSDKEIKTVVEPDIVVVCDKSKLDDEGCKGAPDLIVEITSPSTASRDKIEKFNLYEKHGVKEYWIVEPDDKVVSVFILQENSRYGRPDVYTVGNKIKVSIFEDLEIDLKDVFAY
- a CDS encoding Lrp/AsnC family transcriptional regulator — translated: MDKSMEILDLLCENSRLTEKQMAAITGLSEEEVKNTIKSLEDKKVLLKYTALVDWEKAGREVVTALIDVKVAPQQGLGFNAIAERICQYEEVKSVSLISGTYDLSVEVEGKTMKEIAFFVAERLAPIDGVLSTTTHFILKRYKKDGVFYEEGQDDKRLVITP